A region from the Mustela erminea isolate mMusErm1 chromosome 2, mMusErm1.Pri, whole genome shotgun sequence genome encodes:
- the LOC116583580 gene encoding 60S ribosomal protein L23a-like, giving the protein MALKAKKEAPAPPKAKAKAKALKAKKAVLKGVHSHKKKKKIRTSPTFRRPKTLRLQRQPKYPRKSTPRRNKLDHFAIIKFPLTTESAMKKIEDNNTLVFIVDVKANKHQIKQAVKKLYDIDVAKVNTLIRPDGKKKAYVRLAPDYDALDVANKIGII; this is encoded by the coding sequence ATGGCGCTgaaagctaagaaggaagcccctgcccctcccaaagccaaagccaaagcaaaggctttgaaagccaagaaagcagtgctgaaaggcgtccacagtcacaaaaaaaaaaagaagatccgcaCATCACCTACGTTCCGACGACCCAAGACTCTGCGTCTCCAAAGGCAACCCAAATACCCTCGAAAGAGCacccccaggagaaacaagcttgaccactttgccatcatcaagttccccctgactactgaatcagccatgaagaaaatagaagacaacaacacacttgtgttcattgtggatgtcaaggccaataagcaccagatcaaacaggctgtgaagaagctctatgacattgatgtagccaaggtcaacaccttaatcAGGCCTGATGGAAAGAAGAAGGCATACGTTCGGCTggcccctgactatgatgctttggatgttgccaacaaaattgggatcatctaa